A stretch of Candidatus Vicinibacter affinis DNA encodes these proteins:
- a CDS encoding aspartate aminotransferase family protein, giving the protein MYLRRQFFELIAQTSDVPQAFEIDHALGPYLFSKNGEAYLDMVSGFSVSNLGHCHTDIVQAIHLQSKKYLHSNVYGEHIQTPQVEYAKLLIQLLPNELNCIYFLNSGSEAVDAAIKLCRKHNSRSDLVASTNAYHGSTLGAESLRSDEGHSRPFRPLIPNIKFIRPNHLEDLVLIDENTSMVITEVVQAEAGVLVPDLNYLTALRKRCSEVNAILAFDEIQTGMCRTGKLFSFQNFGIIPDILICGKALGGGLPLSAVISSQELLQEFSQKPALGHLTTFGGHPLSCAAGLEALRITLKENLEQEVLRKSVLIRENLIHSKIKSLRHAGLLMALELGDQKKVMQFIRLAYERKILVESFLFCPTAVRIAPPLNTPDEILHKACKELHEILECI; this is encoded by the coding sequence ATGTATTTACGTCGACAGTTTTTTGAGTTAATTGCACAAACCAGTGATGTTCCGCAGGCATTTGAAATAGATCATGCATTGGGTCCTTATCTCTTTTCTAAGAATGGAGAAGCTTACCTTGATATGGTGAGTGGATTTAGTGTAAGTAATCTGGGCCACTGTCATACTGATATTGTGCAAGCCATCCACCTCCAGTCAAAAAAGTATCTGCACAGCAATGTTTACGGTGAACATATTCAAACCCCTCAGGTGGAATATGCCAAGCTGTTGATTCAGTTACTTCCAAATGAATTGAATTGTATATACTTTTTGAATTCCGGTTCTGAAGCAGTTGATGCCGCTATTAAATTATGTAGAAAACACAACTCCAGAAGCGACCTCGTCGCAAGCACAAACGCTTACCATGGAAGTACGCTAGGTGCTGAATCTTTAAGAAGTGATGAAGGCCATAGCAGACCTTTCAGACCACTTATTCCCAATATAAAATTTATACGGCCAAACCACCTGGAAGATTTAGTACTCATCGACGAAAACACCTCGATGGTGATTACAGAAGTAGTCCAGGCTGAGGCAGGCGTATTGGTCCCTGATCTGAATTATTTAACCGCTTTAAGAAAAAGATGTTCAGAAGTAAATGCAATACTGGCTTTTGATGAAATTCAGACTGGCATGTGCCGTACAGGAAAACTATTTTCTTTCCAAAATTTTGGGATCATTCCGGACATTCTTATTTGTGGAAAAGCCTTAGGTGGAGGACTTCCTCTTTCTGCTGTGATTTCTTCACAAGAATTGTTGCAGGAGTTTTCACAAAAACCGGCATTAGGTCATCTAACCACCTTTGGCGGTCACCCTCTTTCTTGTGCAGCAGGATTAGAAGCACTCAGAATTACATTAAAAGAAAACTTAGAGCAGGAAGTTTTAAGAAAATCAGTTTTGATTCGGGAAAATTTAATTCATTCCAAAATAAAATCTTTGAGACATGCAGGTCTACTGATGGCTTTAGAATTAGGAGATCAAAAGAAAGTAATGCAATTCATCAGGCTGGCATATGAAAGAAAAATTCTGGTAGAAAGTTTTCTTTTTTGTCCTACTGCAGTGCGCATTGCCCCCCCATTAAATACTCCTGATGAAATTCTTCACAAGGCCTGCAAAGAGTTGCATGAAATACTGGAATGTATATAG
- a CDS encoding DUF255 domain-containing protein, giving the protein MYKSLVIILSFYFSLLQLPLFGQESKGGMEFFHGSFSEALEKANAEGKIIFMDAFTTWCGPCRRMASSTFPDSEVGGFYNANFINLKVDMEKGEGPDLSIRYSVNSYPTLLYIDGTGKVVHKGVGMRGPEQFIELGREALKKNDRSGEFAKKYEAGDRDPKTVLEYIKSLNMVGKSSLKITNEYLATQKNLKSKENLEIILEGTTEADSRIFDLLIQNKDEIIKLKKKEVFEAKVYQACFKTYSKALEFRNEALLKEAQSKIKFNPNKAQDFVFQTNMEYYGKTGDAKQYLISAKSYVKKVVKNDAVKLTATAQNSINYFRTDKNVVDFAEGLAKKAMENGGLSNQYFLYGSILKMQGKHQEAIKVLRKGLELAKERMEAPFQFEQMLRELESK; this is encoded by the coding sequence ATGTATAAATCCCTGGTAATCATCTTAAGTTTCTATTTCTCATTGCTGCAATTACCCCTATTTGGACAAGAAAGCAAAGGGGGCATGGAGTTCTTTCACGGAAGTTTTAGCGAAGCCCTTGAAAAGGCCAATGCTGAGGGCAAAATTATTTTCATGGATGCATTTACTACCTGGTGTGGACCCTGCAGGAGAATGGCCTCCAGCACTTTTCCGGACAGTGAAGTGGGCGGTTTCTACAATGCTAATTTTATAAATCTTAAAGTAGATATGGAGAAAGGCGAAGGGCCGGATTTGTCTATTCGATATTCAGTCAACTCTTATCCAACCTTACTATACATTGATGGGACCGGTAAGGTCGTGCATAAAGGGGTAGGGATGAGAGGACCTGAACAATTTATTGAGCTGGGCAGAGAGGCATTAAAAAAGAATGACCGCTCCGGGGAGTTTGCAAAAAAATATGAAGCAGGCGATCGTGATCCTAAGACTGTTTTGGAATACATCAAGTCTCTTAACATGGTAGGTAAATCGAGTTTGAAAATTACCAATGAGTATTTAGCCACTCAAAAAAATCTGAAATCAAAAGAAAATCTGGAAATCATTTTGGAAGGAACTACTGAAGCTGATTCAAGAATTTTTGATTTATTGATTCAGAATAAAGATGAAATTATAAAACTGAAAAAGAAGGAAGTATTTGAGGCAAAAGTTTACCAGGCTTGCTTTAAGACCTATTCCAAAGCACTTGAGTTTCGCAATGAAGCATTGTTAAAAGAAGCTCAGTCCAAGATTAAATTCAATCCGAATAAAGCTCAGGATTTCGTATTTCAAACCAATATGGAATATTATGGAAAGACCGGTGATGCCAAACAATATTTGATTTCTGCAAAATCTTACGTAAAAAAGGTAGTAAAGAATGACGCAGTCAAACTTACTGCAACTGCCCAAAATTCAATCAATTATTTCAGAACTGATAAGAATGTGGTTGATTTTGCAGAAGGTCTTGCTAAAAAAGCCATGGAAAATGGTGGATTGTCTAACCAGTATTTTCTTTACGGTAGTATCCTGAAAATGCAAGGAAAGCACCAGGAAGCCATCAAGGTTCTCAGAAAAGGTCTTGAATTGGCCAAAGAAAGGATGGAAGCTCCTTTTCAGTTTGAACAAATGCTCCGAGAGCTGGAATCAAAATAA
- a CDS encoding peptide chain release factor 3: MSVLEEINKRRTFGIVSHPDAGKTTLTEKLLLFGGAIQIAGAVKSNKIKKHATSDFMEIERQRGISVATSVMAFPYRDLQINILDTPGHKDFAEDTFRTLTAVDSVIVVIDVAKGVEEQTEKLVQVCRMRKTPIIVFINKLDREGKDAFDLLDEVETKLNLRVTPLSWPIGMGQRFQGVYSLYEKKIIHFRPHGKQEGDDAVVIEDIHDPKLGEIIGERPHQQLTEDLDTVLGVYPEFNRQDYLDGKVCPVFYGSAVNNFGVRELLDCFVEIAPTPLPRETEERIVHPEEEAMSGFVFKIHANMDPKHRDRIAFFRICSGVFKRNTNFYHVRLGRSLKFSNPTSFMAARKEVVDEAYPGDVVGLYDSGNFKIGDSLTEGEKLHFKGIPRFSPEIFRFVNNADPSKFKQFAKGLEQLMDEGVAQMFTKEDSQRKIIGVVGALQFDVIQYRLENEYNAACSYDPINLHKACWVQCDDPKKMEDFIQRRKKDIAKDKEGKVVFLAESAWTLKLVQDNFPDIKFHMTSEF; encoded by the coding sequence ATGAGTGTCTTGGAAGAAATTAACAAACGCAGAACTTTTGGTATTGTATCCCATCCGGATGCAGGAAAAACAACTTTGACAGAAAAGTTACTTTTGTTTGGGGGCGCTATTCAAATCGCAGGGGCTGTTAAGTCCAATAAAATAAAGAAACATGCCACCTCTGACTTCATGGAAATCGAGCGGCAGCGGGGTATTTCTGTAGCGACTTCAGTGATGGCTTTCCCTTACCGGGACCTACAGATTAACATTTTGGATACACCCGGCCACAAAGATTTTGCAGAAGATACTTTCAGGACTTTAACCGCGGTCGACAGTGTAATCGTCGTAATTGATGTGGCAAAGGGAGTAGAAGAGCAAACGGAGAAATTGGTTCAGGTTTGCCGCATGAGAAAAACACCCATTATCGTATTTATAAATAAACTCGATCGCGAGGGTAAAGACGCTTTTGATTTGCTGGATGAAGTGGAAACCAAATTAAATTTAAGGGTTACGCCACTGTCCTGGCCTATCGGAATGGGCCAGCGATTTCAAGGGGTTTACAGCCTTTATGAAAAAAAAATTATCCATTTCAGGCCACATGGAAAACAAGAGGGTGACGATGCAGTGGTAATAGAAGACATACATGACCCGAAGCTGGGAGAGATCATAGGTGAAAGACCGCATCAGCAACTGACGGAAGATCTCGATACGGTACTGGGCGTATATCCTGAATTCAACCGACAGGATTATCTGGATGGAAAGGTTTGTCCGGTATTTTATGGGAGTGCTGTTAATAATTTTGGTGTTAGAGAGCTGTTGGATTGTTTCGTAGAGATTGCACCAACTCCATTACCGCGCGAAACGGAAGAAAGAATTGTGCATCCTGAAGAAGAAGCCATGAGTGGTTTTGTGTTTAAAATCCATGCAAACATGGATCCCAAACATCGGGACCGGATTGCTTTTTTTAGAATTTGCTCCGGGGTTTTTAAAAGAAATACCAATTTTTATCATGTTCGTCTTGGGAGATCACTCAAATTTTCTAATCCTACGTCGTTCATGGCTGCCCGTAAAGAGGTCGTTGATGAAGCCTATCCGGGTGATGTGGTTGGGCTTTATGACAGCGGTAATTTTAAAATAGGAGACTCGCTGACGGAAGGGGAGAAGCTTCATTTTAAAGGCATCCCAAGATTTTCACCAGAAATTTTCAGATTTGTAAACAATGCGGATCCATCCAAATTCAAACAGTTCGCAAAAGGATTGGAGCAACTCATGGATGAAGGGGTTGCACAGATGTTTACCAAAGAAGATTCACAACGAAAAATTATTGGGGTGGTGGGTGCTCTGCAGTTTGATGTGATACAGTACCGATTGGAAAATGAATACAACGCTGCTTGTTCGTACGATCCTATAAACCTGCACAAAGCTTGTTGGGTGCAATGTGATGATCCAAAGAAAATGGAGGATTTTATTCAACGTAGGAAAAAAGACATTGCAAAAGATAAAGAAGGGAAAGTTGTTTTTTTAGCAGAATCCGCCTGGACGCTCAAACTTGTTCAGGATAATTTTCCTGACATCAAATTCCACATGACCAGTGAATTTTAA
- the tmk gene encoding dTMP kinase: MANPVFIAFEGIDGSGKSTQAKLLREALDKSGQKVLLTAEPTNQTIGSLIRAAFSGRMEADHRTIAGLFVADRLDHILHSEYGMLPMQQNGYHIICDRYYFSSYAYQGVHMSMDWVIKANSLSADLLRPDLHIFIDVSPEAAMERIHSSRPDKEMYETLDNLKKVRDQYFKAFDLLKDQENVAIINGDQKIESLHKEVMKMVSKYL; encoded by the coding sequence ATGGCAAATCCAGTTTTCATTGCATTTGAAGGAATAGACGGTAGTGGTAAAAGCACACAGGCAAAATTGTTGCGCGAAGCACTGGACAAATCTGGACAGAAGGTTTTGCTCACTGCGGAACCAACCAATCAAACAATAGGCTCCTTGATCCGTGCAGCGTTCAGTGGAAGAATGGAAGCTGATCATCGCACAATAGCCGGTTTATTTGTCGCAGACCGCCTGGATCATATCCTGCATTCAGAATATGGAATGCTTCCCATGCAGCAAAATGGTTACCACATTATTTGTGATCGCTATTATTTTTCGTCTTATGCTTATCAGGGCGTTCATATGTCTATGGATTGGGTAATTAAAGCAAACTCCCTGAGTGCCGATTTGCTTCGTCCCGATCTCCACATTTTTATTGATGTTTCACCCGAGGCGGCTATGGAAAGAATCCACTCCTCCCGTCCGGATAAAGAGATGTATGAAACCTTGGACAATCTAAAAAAAGTAAGAGATCAATATTTTAAAGCTTTTGACTTGCTAAAGGATCAGGAAAATGTTGCCATCATCAATGGAGATCAGAAAATAGAATCCCTGCACAAGGAGGTGATGAAAATGGTTTCAAAATATTTATAA